The Streptomyces vietnamensis genome contains a region encoding:
- a CDS encoding caspase family protein, protein MDEWALKEQFAVVVHRYLYSRVPDNRVCADLAEGVFASAMRQIRRTDAARDDVGELLLRLSRLAANQHQRTVTAPTGGESREWTRYPVAPERCGAHRTGHREAGSRPTCPDPQESRAVVVGASQQGTALPGVEASALKLAEQLGDLGVPRTVTLIGDEATPDATISALRAAAAEATDTLIFYFAGHGTTDLRGDLFLGSSSGSSITDTALPFTYVHDLVRGSQANRTLVILDACASGSALADFSDRTDAEDTAPGGPKEEYVLTATGPDGWALDRDPANPASPYTAFTTALLHVLTDRGADTCPYLDVPTLHRALSRRLANAALPTPHLFTRTSGPRSLALTFNPATHHDRLGNPEPDQCASPPAGDFAPSAEAGPSSRSRRRSRQRRSLGGSGPVVP, encoded by the coding sequence CTGTACTCGCGTGTGCCCGACAACCGCGTCTGCGCGGACCTCGCCGAAGGTGTCTTCGCCTCGGCCATGCGTCAGATCCGCCGGACCGACGCGGCCCGCGATGACGTGGGCGAGCTTCTCCTTCGGCTGTCCAGACTCGCGGCTAACCAGCACCAGCGAACGGTGACGGCCCCGACCGGAGGCGAGTCACGCGAGTGGACGCGGTACCCGGTGGCACCGGAGCGCTGTGGGGCGCACCGGACGGGGCATCGGGAGGCGGGTTCTCGGCCTACCTGCCCGGACCCGCAGGAGTCCCGCGCCGTCGTCGTGGGCGCCAGCCAGCAGGGCACAGCCTTGCCGGGCGTCGAAGCGTCAGCCCTCAAGCTGGCAGAACAGCTCGGCGATCTCGGTGTTCCCCGGACAGTCACCCTGATCGGGGACGAGGCGACACCCGATGCGACGATCAGCGCTCTCAGGGCGGCGGCCGCTGAGGCAACTGACACCCTGATCTTCTATTTCGCAGGTCACGGAACTACCGATCTTCGCGGGGACCTGTTCCTCGGTAGCAGTTCCGGCAGCAGCATCACGGATACGGCGCTGCCCTTCACCTATGTTCACGACCTGGTGCGTGGCAGTCAGGCGAACAGAACACTAGTCATCCTCGACGCATGCGCCAGCGGCAGTGCGCTCGCCGACTTCTCCGACCGGACAGACGCGGAGGACACAGCTCCCGGTGGCCCGAAGGAGGAGTACGTCCTCACAGCCACCGGGCCGGACGGATGGGCTCTGGACCGCGACCCAGCGAATCCTGCAAGCCCGTACACGGCCTTCACGACCGCTCTGCTCCACGTGCTGACGGACCGGGGTGCAGACACGTGCCCCTACTTGGACGTTCCGACTCTGCACAGGGCGCTCTCCCGCCGCCTTGCCAATGCAGCCCTGCCAACACCCCACCTGTTCACACGGACCAGCGGACCACGGTCCCTCGCCCTCACCTTCAATCCGGCCACGCACCACGACCGACTCGGGAACCCAGAGCCGGATCAGTGCGCTTCGCCGCCCGCCGGGGACTTCGCACCGTCAGCGGAGGCGGGACCAAGTAGCCGTTCCCGTCGGCGCTCGCGCCAACGCCGGAGCCTTGGCGGCTCCGGACCGGTGGTGCCCTGA